One Campylobacter sp. RM16192 genomic region harbors:
- the atpG gene encoding ATP synthase F1 subunit gamma encodes MSNLKDIKRKIKSVQNTQKTTRAMKLVSTAKLRKAEDVARHSRVYALKINEVLSEIAYKINQYGSVDSESKFFNTKNSVEKVDIIFVTADKGLCGGFNIQTIKTVRNMINEFKAKKVKIRLRAIGKKGIEFFNFQGIELLKTYVGYSSSPTYEKAQEVIKEAIDDFINGVTDKVILVHNGYNNMISQQIRINDIVPVEPPKIVEVETNSLMEFEPSDDDGKILDELLKKYFEYSMYYALVDSLAAEHSARMQAMDNATNNAKERVRELNLAYNKARQQSITTELIEIISGVESMK; translated from the coding sequence ATGTCAAATTTAAAAGATATAAAACGAAAGATCAAAAGCGTTCAGAATACTCAAAAGACGACGCGTGCGATGAAGCTTGTATCTACTGCTAAACTTAGAAAAGCAGAAGATGTGGCTCGTCACTCTAGAGTATATGCGCTTAAGATAAATGAGGTTTTATCAGAGATTGCATATAAGATTAATCAATACGGCTCTGTTGATTCAGAGAGTAAATTCTTTAACACTAAAAATAGTGTAGAGAAGGTTGATATTATCTTTGTAACAGCTGATAAAGGGCTTTGCGGAGGCTTTAATATCCAGACTATTAAAACCGTTAGAAATATGATAAATGAATTTAAGGCCAAAAAAGTTAAGATCAGGCTAAGAGCTATTGGTAAAAAAGGAATAGAATTCTTTAACTTCCAAGGCATAGAACTTCTTAAAACTTATGTCGGATATAGCTCATCTCCTACTTACGAGAAGGCTCAAGAAGTCATAAAAGAGGCTATTGATGATTTTATAAACGGAGTTACCGATAAGGTTATTTTAGTTCATAACGGTTATAATAATATGATATCTCAGCAAATTCGCATAAATGATATTGTACCTGTTGAGCCGCCTAAAATAGTTGAGGTTGAGACCAACTCTTTAATGGAATTTGAGCCTAGCGATGATGATGGTAAAATTTTAGACGAACTACTTAAAAAATATTTTGAGTATAGTATGTATTATGCGCTTGTTGATAGCCTTGCTGCAGAGCATAGTGCTAGAATGCAGGCGATGGATAACGCAACAAATAACGCAAAAGAGCGTGTTAGAGAGCTGAATCTGGCTTATAATAAAGCTAGACAACAGTCTATTACCACTGAGCTTATCGAGATCATCAGTGGCGTTGAATCAATGAAATAA
- the atpA gene encoding F0F1 ATP synthase subunit alpha, whose protein sequence is MVATKIKADEISAIIKERIENFDLSVDVEETGKVISVADGVANVYGLKNVMAGEMVEFETGEKGMALNLEESSVGIVILGKTDNIKEGSSVKRLARLLRVPVGDALIGRVVNSLGEPIDAKGSIDATETRFVEEKAKGIMARKSVHEPLQTGIKAIDALVPIGRGQRELIIGDRQTGKTTVAIDTIINQKGQDVICIYVAIGQKQSTVAQVVKKLEEYGAMDYTIVVNAGASDAAALQYLAPYAGVTMGEYFRDNSRHALIIYDDLSKHAVAYREMSLILRRPPGREAYPGDVFYLHSRLLERASKLNDKLGGGSLTALPIIETQAGDVSAYIPTNVISITDGQIFLESDLFNSGIRPAINVGLSVSRVGGAAQIKAIKQVSGNLRLDLAQYRELQAFAQFASDLDESSRRQLERGQRMVEILKQPPYSPLPVENQVVLIFAGAKGYLDDISVGAINKFESELYPYIEAKYPEIFDQIRTKKVLDKEIEELLHKALKDFKATFAAN, encoded by the coding sequence GTGGTTGCAACTAAAATAAAAGCAGATGAAATTAGCGCTATCATCAAGGAAAGAATCGAAAATTTCGATCTTAGTGTTGATGTTGAAGAGACAGGTAAAGTTATCTCGGTAGCAGATGGAGTTGCGAATGTTTATGGCCTAAAAAATGTTATGGCCGGCGAGATGGTTGAGTTCGAAACAGGTGAAAAAGGTATGGCTCTTAACTTGGAAGAGAGCAGTGTTGGTATAGTTATCCTTGGTAAAACTGATAACATTAAAGAGGGGAGTTCAGTAAAACGTTTAGCTAGACTTCTTCGTGTCCCTGTGGGAGATGCTCTTATTGGACGCGTTGTAAACTCTCTTGGCGAGCCAATAGATGCAAAAGGTTCAATCGATGCGACTGAAACAAGATTCGTCGAAGAAAAAGCAAAAGGTATCATGGCTAGAAAATCAGTGCATGAGCCACTTCAAACAGGTATTAAAGCTATTGACGCACTTGTTCCGATCGGACGTGGACAACGCGAGCTTATCATTGGTGACCGCCAAACAGGTAAAACCACCGTAGCAATCGATACTATCATCAATCAAAAAGGTCAAGATGTAATTTGTATATACGTTGCTATTGGACAAAAACAATCAACCGTTGCTCAAGTTGTTAAAAAACTCGAAGAGTATGGCGCTATGGACTATACTATAGTTGTAAATGCAGGCGCATCAGATGCTGCGGCACTTCAATACCTCGCTCCGTATGCAGGAGTAACTATGGGCGAGTATTTTAGAGATAATTCACGCCATGCATTGATAATTTATGATGATCTTTCAAAACACGCTGTTGCATACCGTGAAATGTCTCTTATCCTTCGCAGACCTCCAGGTCGTGAAGCATATCCTGGTGACGTTTTTTACCTTCACTCAAGACTTCTTGAGCGCGCAAGTAAGCTAAATGATAAATTAGGTGGCGGTTCACTTACTGCGCTTCCTATAATCGAGACTCAAGCGGGTGACGTTTCTGCTTATATTCCAACAAACGTTATTTCTATTACGGACGGTCAAATTTTCCTTGAGTCAGATCTATTTAACTCAGGTATTCGCCCTGCGATTAACGTTGGTCTATCTGTTTCTCGTGTTGGTGGTGCCGCTCAGATTAAAGCTATTAAGCAAGTTTCTGGTAACTTGAGACTTGACCTTGCGCAATACCGTGAACTTCAAGCGTTTGCTCAGTTTGCGAGCGATCTTGACGAGAGTTCAAGAAGACAGCTTGAGCGTGGACAAAGAATGGTTGAGATCTTAAAACAACCTCCATACAGTCCTCTTCCTGTAGAAAATCAAGTAGTTCTTATTTTTGCCGGTGCTAAGGGTTATTTAGATGATATTTCTGTAGGCGCAATCAATAAGTTTGAATCAGAACTATATCCTTATATAGAGGCGAAATATCCTGAAATTTTTGATCAGATTAGAACAAAAAAAGTACTTGATAAAGAGATTGAAGAGCTTTTACATAAGGCACTAAAAGACTTTAAAGCGACATTTGCTGCTAACTAA
- a CDS encoding F0F1 ATP synthase subunit delta: MKELIAKKYVKALMADLNRDDLEKFISDLDVVVSAFNINKFRNIITSPSVKNDKKIDLVLSFLSSNNSKIINFIKLLGENKRLDILPDILNELAVQKAQMDNIFRGTIYGNFEIDQSQITELEKSFSKRFNAKIMLEAVKSDYNGIKIELDDLGVEASLSIDRLKSQMTEYILKAI; the protein is encoded by the coding sequence ATGAAAGAGTTGATAGCAAAAAAATATGTAAAAGCTTTAATGGCTGATCTTAACAGAGATGATCTTGAGAAATTTATAAGCGATCTAGATGTTGTTGTAAGTGCATTTAATATTAATAAATTTAGAAACATTATAACTTCTCCTAGTGTAAAAAATGATAAGAAAATCGATCTTGTATTATCTTTTTTAAGTAGTAATAATTCTAAAATTATAAATTTTATCAAGCTTTTAGGCGAGAATAAAAGGCTTGATATCTTGCCTGATATACTTAATGAGCTTGCAGTGCAAAAAGCTCAAATGGATAATATTTTCCGTGGCACAATCTATGGAAATTTTGAGATTGATCAATCTCAAATTACTGAGCTTGAAAAAAGCTTTTCTAAAAGATTTAATGCAAAAATCATGTTAGAAGCTGTAAAAAGCGATTATAACGGTATAAAAATAGAGTTGGACGATTTGGGTGTGGAGGCTAGTCTTTCGATAGATAGACTTAAATCTCAAATGACTGAATATATATTAAAAGCAATTTAA
- a CDS encoding F0F1 ATP synthase subunit B, with translation MKKFYLILLVPFFALASESSGHSYDIVARILNFLMFFGILYYFIATPVKNAYKARIESIAIRLDNIQKKLRESKAKKNDALRRVEEAKSNAVSLIETSRKEALLLCEKIKAETNQELLSLEKSFQEQKEFERRRAVKSVVVEILNEVFESDSVKIDKNELVNIVLKKVG, from the coding sequence ATGAAGAAATTTTATCTTATTTTACTTGTTCCGTTTTTTGCTTTAGCTAGTGAATCTAGCGGACACAGCTATGATATAGTGGCAAGAATTCTAAACTTTTTAATGTTTTTTGGAATCTTGTATTACTTTATAGCCACTCCTGTTAAAAATGCTTATAAAGCTAGAATTGAAAGTATAGCGATTAGACTTGATAATATTCAAAAGAAGTTAAGAGAGTCAAAGGCTAAAAAGAACGATGCGCTTAGAAGAGTTGAAGAGGCTAAAAGTAATGCCGTAAGCCTTATAGAGACTTCTAGAAAAGAGGCTTTGTTGTTATGTGAAAAGATAAAAGCAGAGACTAATCAAGAACTTTTAAGCCTTGAAAAGAGCTTCCAAGAACAAAAGGAATTTGAAAGAAGACGTGCCGTAAAAAGCGTTGTAGTTGAAATTTTAAATGAAGTTTTTGAAAGCGATAGCGTTAAAATCGATAAAAACGAACTTGTTAATATTGTTCTTAAAAAGGTTGGCTAA
- a CDS encoding FoF1 ATP synthase subunit B' produces MLQVDLPLVILTAAVFIGLIIILNSILYQPLINFIDSRNEAIKNDEESAVRNTSDLSVHEAEIEQIIMSARNEAGKIKQEALNAAKESAAKIIEQKRATLEADYEAFIQNLQTQKSEFKSDLITRLPNLKNVLKTKLAKI; encoded by the coding sequence ATGTTACAAGTCGATTTGCCATTGGTAATTCTAACGGCAGCAGTTTTTATAGGACTTATCATTATTTTAAATTCAATCCTCTATCAACCTCTTATTAATTTTATTGATTCGAGAAATGAGGCCATTAAAAATGATGAAGAGAGTGCCGTTAGAAATACAAGCGATCTTAGTGTTCATGAGGCTGAGATTGAACAGATAATTATGTCTGCTAGAAACGAAGCCGGAAAAATCAAACAAGAGGCTTTAAATGCGGCAAAAGAGAGTGCAGCCAAAATAATAGAGCAAAAGCGCGCTACTTTAGAAGCTGATTATGAGGCATTTATTCAAAATTTGCAGACTCAAAAAAGTGAGTTTAAGTCTGATTTGATTACTAGATTGCCTAATCTTAAGAATGTTCTTAAAACAAAATTGGCAAAAATTTAA
- a CDS encoding ParB/RepB/Spo0J family partition protein, protein MAKKSSLGRGLGAILEDVELAYTAELTGGNRDIIKEIDVDLIVENPYQPRKHFDETALKELSESIKRHGLIQPVIVIQKDDGYMLIAGERRFRATKMLGESKIKAIIADIESKNLRELALIENIQREDLNPIELANSYKELIDEYKITQEGLAGIIHKSRAQITNTMRLLSLSKETQELIKDGKITQGHAKVIVGLDSSDEKMAVNTIIGQKLSVRDTENLVKNLKEKSKNPDKITSKIDENYLKKLEDLQSLLQNYHIKSKIKNQNLVLEFKDISDIEQFIYKIR, encoded by the coding sequence ATGGCTAAAAAGAGTAGTTTAGGACGCGGCTTAGGTGCTATTTTAGAAGATGTAGAGCTTGCTTATACAGCTGAACTTACTGGAGGTAATCGCGATATAATTAAAGAGATTGATGTTGATTTAATTGTAGAAAATCCATATCAGCCTCGTAAGCATTTTGATGAAACTGCTTTAAAAGAGCTTAGTGAATCTATTAAAAGGCATGGCCTTATTCAGCCTGTAATCGTCATACAAAAAGATGATGGATACATGCTAATAGCTGGTGAGCGAAGATTTCGTGCCACTAAGATGCTTGGTGAAAGCAAAATCAAAGCCATCATCGCAGATATTGAGAGCAAAAATTTAAGAGAGCTTGCACTTATTGAGAATATTCAAAGGGAGGATTTAAATCCTATCGAGCTTGCAAATTCTTATAAAGAACTAATTGATGAGTATAAGATCACTCAAGAAGGGCTTGCTGGAATAATCCACAAAAGTAGAGCTCAGATAACAAACACAATGAGGCTTTTAAGTCTTAGTAAAGAGACGCAAGAACTTATAAAAGATGGCAAAATCACTCAGGGGCATGCAAAGGTAATAGTTGGACTTGATAGCAGTGATGAAAAAATGGCTGTGAATACTATCATAGGACAGAAGTTAAGCGTAAGAGATACTGAGAATTTGGTTAAAAATTTAAAAGAAAAGAGTAAAAATCCAGATAAAATAACTTCAAAAATAGATGAAAATTATCTAAAAAAACTTGAAGATTTACAAAGCCTTCTTCAAAATTATCATATAAAATCAAAAATAAAAAATCAAAATTTAGTGCTTGAATTCAAAGATATTTCCGATATTGAGCAATTTATATATAAAATAAGATAG
- a CDS encoding ParA family protein yields MSEIITIANQKGGVGKTTTAVNLAASLAVAEKRVLLIDIDPQANATTGMGFSRNDYEYNIYHVLTGRKKLSQIVLKTEIPTLFLAPSNIGLVGIEQEFNDQSKDYKLILKNKIAEVSHEYDFIIIDSPPALGSITVNALSASDSVIIPIQCEFYALEGLAQILNTVKIIKKTINPKLNIKGFLPTMYSSQNNLAKETVANLRQHFENKLFRSKDGSGEFVIVPRNVKLAESPSFGKPVILYDIKSPGSQAYQNLAYAILG; encoded by the coding sequence ATGAGCGAGATAATAACCATAGCAAACCAAAAAGGCGGTGTGGGCAAAACGACAACAGCGGTAAATTTGGCGGCTTCTTTGGCGGTTGCGGAAAAGAGAGTTTTACTCATAGATATCGATCCTCAGGCAAATGCGACTACGGGAATGGGCTTTAGCAGAAATGACTATGAATACAATATCTATCACGTTTTAACAGGGCGCAAGAAGCTTTCTCAGATAGTTCTAAAAACTGAAATTCCTACACTTTTTCTAGCTCCTTCAAACATCGGTTTAGTGGGTATCGAGCAGGAATTTAACGATCAGAGTAAGGATTATAAGCTAATCCTTAAAAATAAAATCGCCGAAGTTTCGCACGAGTATGATTTTATCATTATTGATAGCCCACCGGCTCTTGGAAGCATAACCGTAAACGCACTAAGTGCGAGCGATAGCGTGATCATACCTATACAATGCGAATTTTACGCACTTGAAGGCTTGGCGCAAATTTTAAATACGGTTAAGATAATCAAAAAAACGATAAATCCAAAGCTTAATATAAAGGGCTTTTTGCCTACGATGTATAGCTCGCAAAATAATCTTGCAAAAGAGACTGTAGCTAATCTAAGACAGCATTTTGAAAATAAGCTTTTTAGAAGTAAGGATGGAAGCGGAGAGTTTGTAATAGTCCCTAGAAATGTAAAGCTTGCGGAGTCTCCAAGCTTTGGCAAGCCTGTAATACTCTATGATATAAAATCTCCTGGCTCTCAAGCCTATCAAAATTTAGCCTATGCAATCTTAGGATAA
- a CDS encoding biotin--[acetyl-CoA-carboxylase] ligase codes for MILVIEFVDSIPSTQEFVCEGVRAEAIKPPFMIVANEQTKGIGSRNNEWQGFRGNLFFSFCVDKSFLPNDLHEASISIYFSMIMREFLASQGSEIWIKWPNDFYIEDKKIGGTITSKISENYICGMGLNLVGAPKNAGILDIQISQNEAVWGFCELLEKKILWKQIFSKFRLDFQKSKKFITHIDGQEISLQDAEICDDGAILVNEKKVYSLR; via the coding sequence ATGATTTTGGTAATTGAATTTGTTGATTCAATCCCGTCAACACAGGAATTTGTCTGCGAAGGCGTGCGTGCAGAAGCGATAAAGCCGCCTTTTATGATCGTTGCAAACGAGCAAACCAAAGGCATAGGCAGCAGAAATAACGAGTGGCAAGGATTTAGAGGGAATTTGTTTTTTTCTTTTTGTGTGGATAAGAGCTTTTTGCCAAATGATTTGCATGAGGCCTCCATATCTATTTATTTTTCGATGATTATGCGTGAATTCTTAGCTTCGCAAGGTTCTGAAATTTGGATTAAGTGGCCCAATGATTTTTATATAGAAGATAAAAAAATCGGCGGAACAATTACTTCAAAGATAAGCGAAAATTATATTTGCGGCATGGGCTTAAATCTCGTCGGTGCACCAAAAAATGCGGGTATTTTGGATATACAAATTAGTCAAAATGAAGCAGTTTGGGGATTTTGTGAATTATTAGAAAAAAAGATTTTATGGAAGCAGATTTTTAGCAAATTTAGGTTAGACTTTCAGAAATCAAAAAAATTCATCACGCATATAGACGGGCAAGAGATATCGCTGCAAGATGCAGAAATTTGCGATGATGGAGCTATTTTAGTAAATGAAAAAAAGGTGTATTCTTTAAGATGA
- the fmt gene encoding methionyl-tRNA formyltransferase → MQKQTNIVFMGTPEYATKILRALVEAKFSVLAVFTQPDKPVGRKQILTPSSVKVYSEANLPNVPICQPKTLRDEALVAQISSLKPDFIVVAAYGKILPKAILDIAPCINLHASILPKYRGASPIQSAILEGEKQTGVTAMLMNEGLDTGDMLDFVYTNCENKMAQELFSELGDMAGELIVKTLLNFQNLTPIKQDDNLATECKKIQKTDGLFSFNEDAHEIYNKFRALTPWPGIYLESGLKILSLELFEGSSGEAGEILSIYKDSFVVGCNSGAVKIYSLQEPAKKAVDANSYINGKRLRAGDKIL, encoded by the coding sequence ATGCAAAAACAAACAAATATCGTTTTTATGGGAACACCGGAGTATGCTACTAAAATTTTAAGAGCACTTGTTGAGGCTAAATTTAGCGTCTTAGCGGTTTTTACTCAGCCTGATAAACCTGTCGGAAGGAAGCAAATTTTAACTCCAAGTAGTGTTAAGGTTTATAGTGAGGCAAATTTGCCTAATGTGCCTATCTGTCAGCCAAAAACTCTGCGCGATGAAGCATTGGTTGCGCAAATTTCAAGCTTGAAACCTGATTTTATAGTGGTTGCGGCTTACGGCAAAATTTTGCCAAAAGCCATTCTTGATATCGCTCCTTGTATAAATTTGCACGCTTCGATTTTGCCGAAATACCGCGGCGCAAGTCCGATTCAAAGCGCGATTTTAGAAGGCGAAAAACAAACTGGAGTAACGGCTATGCTTATGAACGAAGGGCTTGATACAGGCGATATGCTTGATTTTGTCTATACGAACTGCGAAAACAAAATGGCGCAAGAACTTTTTAGCGAACTTGGCGATATGGCAGGCGAACTAATAGTAAAAACGCTCTTAAATTTTCAAAATTTAACCCCTATCAAGCAAGATGACAACCTCGCAACCGAATGTAAAAAGATACAAAAAACGGACGGGCTTTTTAGCTTTAACGAAGATGCACATGAAATTTATAATAAATTTAGAGCGCTTACTCCTTGGCCGGGAATTTATCTTGAGAGCGGACTTAAAATTTTATCTTTGGAGCTATTTGAAGGCTCAAGCGGTGAAGCAGGAGAGATTTTAAGCATTTATAAAGATAGTTTTGTGGTGGGTTGCAATAGCGGAGCCGTTAAAATTTACTCCCTGCAAGAGCCCGCTAAAAAGGCCGTCGATGCAAATTCTTATATAAACGGCAAACGCCTTAGAGCGGGCGATAAAATTTTATGA
- the obgE gene encoding GTPase ObgE: MFIDSVSLTLSSGHGGAGAVSFRREKHVILGGPDGGDGGDGGDVYFIVDNNTHTLAAYKGKRALKAQDGEPGMGRRMTGKKGENLELIVPPGTAVYDADSGELLLDLTQQGERKMFLKGGKGGLGNVHFKSSTNQAPEYAQKGTPEEICNVRLELKLIADVGLVGFPNVGKSTLISTVSNAKPQIANYEFTTLTPKLGLVEVDEFNGFVMADIPGIIEGASDGRGLGIQFLKHIERTKILLYMLDLANYRTLEEQFNTLKAEVSKFSSELASRKYAVALTRMDACKEIDKISAFIENLGLGNELLSYKQDIYEFDANKPFFIMPISSASGENINELKFALLELLKAEK; encoded by the coding sequence ATGTTTATAGATAGTGTAAGTTTGACATTAAGCTCAGGTCACGGCGGAGCTGGTGCGGTTAGCTTTAGACGTGAAAAGCACGTTATACTAGGCGGACCTGATGGTGGAGATGGTGGAGATGGTGGAGATGTGTATTTTATCGTTGATAACAACACCCACACACTAGCTGCATATAAAGGAAAACGTGCACTAAAGGCTCAAGACGGAGAGCCTGGCATGGGTCGCAGAATGACCGGTAAAAAAGGCGAAAATTTAGAGCTTATAGTCCCTCCAGGAACTGCCGTATATGATGCTGATAGCGGAGAGCTTTTGCTTGATTTAACGCAGCAAGGCGAGCGCAAGATGTTTTTAAAAGGCGGCAAAGGCGGACTTGGCAACGTACATTTTAAAAGCTCTACTAACCAAGCTCCTGAATACGCTCAAAAGGGCACTCCTGAAGAAATTTGCAATGTGCGTCTTGAGTTAAAACTGATCGCTGATGTGGGACTTGTAGGCTTTCCAAATGTAGGTAAATCAACGCTTATATCAACCGTTTCAAACGCAAAACCACAGATAGCAAACTATGAATTTACAACACTTACACCAAAGCTAGGCCTTGTGGAAGTTGATGAGTTTAACGGCTTTGTTATGGCTGATATTCCCGGTATTATCGAGGGGGCAAGCGACGGACGCGGGCTTGGAATTCAGTTTTTAAAGCACATCGAGCGAACTAAAATTTTACTTTATATGCTTGATCTTGCAAACTACCGCACTCTTGAAGAGCAGTTTAACACGCTTAAAGCCGAGGTTAGCAAATTTTCAAGCGAGCTTGCAAGCAGAAAATACGCCGTTGCACTAACCAGAATGGATGCCTGCAAAGAGATAGATAAAATTTCAGCTTTCATCGAAAATTTGGGACTTGGCAACGAGCTTTTAAGCTATAAACAAGATATTTATGAGTTTGATGCAAACAAGCCGTTTTTCATCATGCCTATATCTTCTGCAAGCGGTGAAAATATAAATGAGCTTAAATTTGCACTTTTAGAGCTTTTAAAAGCCGAAAAATAA
- the rpmA gene encoding 50S ribosomal protein L27, whose amino-acid sequence MAHKKGQGSTQNNRDSIGRRLGVKKFGGEFVRAGNIIIRQRGTATHAGENVGLGKDHTIFALIDGYVKFERKDKTRKKVSVYPAA is encoded by the coding sequence ATGGCACACAAAAAAGGTCAAGGTTCTACCCAGAATAACCGAGATTCCATCGGTCGCCGCTTAGGCGTTAAGAAATTTGGCGGCGAATTCGTTCGCGCTGGAAATATCATCATCCGCCAAAGAGGCACAGCGACTCACGCTGGCGAAAACGTTGGTCTTGGTAAAGATCATACGATATTCGCACTTATTGACGGATATGTAAAATTCGAGAGAAAAGATAAAACAAGAAAAAAAGTTTCTGTTTATCCAGCTGCTTAA
- the rplU gene encoding 50S ribosomal protein L21, with the protein MSKYAIIKHSGKQYRVSEGEYLKLDRFEAEAKSSVEITDVLAVNDGEIKVGAPFVKGAKVVLEVVNLGKDKKVVIYKKRRRKDSKLKRGFRRQYTRVKVVSITA; encoded by the coding sequence ATGTCAAAATATGCTATTATAAAACACAGCGGCAAGCAGTACAGAGTGAGCGAGGGCGAGTACCTTAAACTCGATCGCTTTGAAGCCGAAGCAAAATCTAGCGTCGAAATTACAGATGTTCTAGCTGTAAATGACGGCGAGATAAAGGTAGGTGCGCCGTTTGTTAAGGGTGCAAAAGTTGTCTTAGAGGTCGTAAATTTAGGTAAAGACAAAAAAGTCGTAATCTACAAAAAACGCAGAAGAAAAGACTCAAAACTTAAACGCGGTTTTAGAAGACAGTATACACGCGTTAAAGTAGTAAGTATCACAGCCTAA
- a CDS encoding cytochrome-c peroxidase, with the protein MKNKIFLLGSVVLANSLFANDLIKEALDAGLVAIPSNPKALTKMINDASPDSKEFPTTMAAYELGKRLYFDPRLSKSGIISCNTCHNLGLGGVDGIPASTGHKWMPNPHHVNAPTVYNSVFNSVQFWDGRAAHLAAQAAGPMTALPEMASTPELVVDRLKSIPAYVAEFKKAFNSEINFDLVTTAIGIFERTLVTPSRFDKFLEGDKSALNEAEKKGLKVFLDKGCASCHNGINLGGTLQPFEVAGKYEFANVGDFKGDANGMVKAPTLRNVKLTAPYYHNGAIWSLNDAVKAMGSIQLGININDVEAASIVTFLNSLTGTMPKVEYPMFPASTDKTSKPELDY; encoded by the coding sequence ATGAAAAATAAAATTTTCTTGTTAGGTTCAGTTGTTTTAGCAAATTCTCTTTTTGCAAATGACTTGATTAAAGAAGCACTTGATGCAGGTCTTGTGGCAATTCCAAGTAATCCAAAAGCACTTACAAAGATGATAAATGATGCTTCACCTGATTCAAAAGAGTTTCCTACAACAATGGCTGCTTATGAGCTTGGTAAAAGGCTTTATTTTGATCCGCGCCTTTCAAAATCAGGCATCATCAGCTGTAACACCTGTCACAATTTAGGACTTGGCGGAGTTGATGGAATTCCTGCTTCAACAGGTCACAAATGGATGCCAAACCCACATCACGTAAACGCACCTACAGTTTATAATTCGGTATTTAACTCAGTTCAGTTTTGGGATGGACGCGCAGCTCACCTTGCAGCTCAAGCGGCTGGTCCTATGACGGCTCTTCCTGAAATGGCTTCAACTCCTGAACTTGTAGTGGATAGACTTAAGTCGATTCCTGCTTATGTAGCTGAGTTTAAAAAAGCATTTAATAGCGAAATAAATTTTGACCTTGTAACAACTGCGATTGGAATTTTTGAAAGAACGCTTGTAACTCCTTCAAGATTTGACAAATTCCTAGAAGGTGACAAGAGTGCACTAAATGAAGCTGAGAAAAAAGGCTTAAAAGTGTTTTTGGATAAGGGTTGCGCATCTTGCCATAATGGCATAAATTTAGGCGGAACTCTTCAGCCATTTGAGGTTGCAGGCAAGTATGAATTCGCAAACGTTGGCGATTTTAAAGGTGATGCAAATGGAATGGTTAAAGCTCCTACACTTCGCAACGTAAAGCTAACTGCGCCATACTATCACAACGGAGCTATATGGTCGCTAAATGACGCTGTTAAAGCGATGGGAAGCATACAGCTTGGAATAAATATTAATGATGTTGAAGCTGCTAGCATAGTGACATTTTTAAATTCGCTTACAGGAACCATGCCAAAGGTTGAATACCCAATGTTCCCTGCTTCAACAGATAAAACTTCAAAACCTGAGCTAGACTACTAA